One part of the Quercus lobata isolate SW786 chromosome 7, ValleyOak3.0 Primary Assembly, whole genome shotgun sequence genome encodes these proteins:
- the LOC115951455 gene encoding AUGMIN subunit 6-like: MTIIVQDFDKVWPIFDSAQSRDFRKVVQGIISELESQGALPRSNSRVSSLATCCGPRFVELWWQLSLHALREVHRRTFAADVASNPLPGSLTDVAFSHAATFLPVTKARKAVERRRFLMNAETAVQRQAMWSNLAHEMTAEFRGLCAEETYLQQELEKMHDLRNKVKSEGELWDDLVSSSGQNSHLVSKATRLWESILACKSEHEVLALGPIEDLIAHRELRYRISGSSLLAAMDQSSQVPHSDVLSVQPSDLPTTHMDDKEQSGGSYVNVNRETLKKNLDSSHSQVNDETVSRVDDRSGRVQPTVDVAEIIRRWTHALQRIHKQSLHLAKANDGEGPEILRNTQDGGTSGHAESLAATLAEHQQHLASFQVMCNQIFFMLFSFLCHLEPLVAGNLPSLGFTNAVKTLSLTHLRNLEELHCPKLKQP; the protein is encoded by the exons ATGACTATTATTGTACAGGATTTCGACAAGGTGTGGCCAATCTTCGACTCGGCGCAATCGAGGGATTTTCGGAAg GTTGTGCAAGGGATTATTAGTGAGCTCGAATCACAAGGGGCTCTTCCCAGAAGCAATTCCAGGGTTTCCTCGCTCGCCACGTGTTGTGGACCCAG ATTTGTAGAACTCTGGTGGCAACTTTCTTTGCATGCTTTGCGAGAGGTTCATAGACGGACTTTTGCAGCTGATGTAGCTTCTAATCCACTGCCTGGATCGCTGACCGATGTAGCCTTTTCCCATGCAGCCACATTTCTTCCTGTAACAAAG GCAAGAAAAGCGGTCGAACGGAGAAGATTTCTTATGAATGCAGAAACAGCAGTACAGCGACAAGCTATGTGGTCAAATTTGGCTCACGAAATGACTGCAGAGTTTCGTGGTCTTTGTGCTGAAGAG ACTTATTTGCAGCAAGAGCTGGAAAAAATGCATGACTTGAGAAATAAAGTGAAGTCAGAAGGGGAACTCTGGGATGACCTTGTATCTAGTTCAGGTCAGAATTCCCATTTAGTTTCAAAGGCTACTCGCTTGTGGGAGTCAATATTAGCTTGTAAAA GTGAACATGAAGTTCTTGCCTTAGGTCCTATTGAGGACTTGATAGCTCACCGTGAACTCAG GTACCGCATCTCTGGATCATCTTTGCTTGCAGCTATGGATCAGAGTTCTCAGGTTCCTCATTCCGATGTCTTATCAGTCCAGCCTAGTGACCTACCTACAACACATATGGATGACAAAGAGCAGAGTGGTGGATCATATGTCAACGTAAATAGGGAAACGCTGAAGAAGAACTTAGATTCATCCCATTCACAAGTAAATGATGAAACAGTTTCTCGAGTAGATGATAGAAGTGGAAGAGTCCAGCCCACTGTTGATGTAGCTGAAATCATCAGGCGTTGGACACATGCTTTACAGCGTATTCATAAGCAGTCACTTCATTTG GCAAAAGCTAATGATGGAGAAGGTCCAGAAATTTTACGAAACACACAGGATGGTGGTACAAGTGGCCATGCTGAGTCTTTAGCTGCCACTCTTGCTGAGCATCAGCAGCACTTAGCTAGCTTTCAGGTAATGTGTAATCAGATATTCTTCATGCTATTCTCCTTCTTATGCCATTTAGAGCCTTTGGTGGCTGGGAACCTCCCCTCCCTTGGGTTTACAAATGCTGTAAAGACTCTGAGCCTTACCCATTTAAGGAATCTGGAAGAG CTCCACTGTCCGAAACTGAAACAGCCTTGA
- the LOC115951456 gene encoding uncharacterized protein LOC115951456: protein MYELLHPTQNFVPSCIMFPPNAPHVELKPGLLAILPDFRGQENENPYVHVRAFEERLVSYFYERLTPGDQQFVQLSCGGDFLQKEPEDAMDYLDKIAENSNTWTGPSPMDSTDRTRTNATTSSGSVFKLREDDNISAKISMFTKEIEALKMKGSRSVSATFREDPMEVCKICHEINHATNECASLSSFLNVLEEQVHAFNSYWPNNSSYSNNYNPNMRNHSYLSYKSDSVLNPPTSRNFNSPHASSSSSSRPSLEDALSTFIQRQSEQNQKFESKLTRLDEEDKHEEVKAVTILRSGKEIDKSSPLITKKSKETPVEKEKDEIGSHGFGEIVKRPIPPPFPQALKLPKKLDTTSEILEHLHQVKINLPLLHVIKQVPAYAKVIKDLCTIKRNHHVKKTAFLTEQVSAVIQHKTPPKYKDLGCPTISCTIGDYIMEHALLDLGASVNLIPFSVYQKLGLGELRPTSVTLQLADHSIREPRGIVEDVLVKIEQFCYLVNFIILDYQPVLHPSVHTLIILGRPFLATANALINCRNGRMQLTFCSMTLELNIFHVAKQPHEDDDCAYVNLIGAVVQEEFNKNCFSDPLETLLNNSVGSYDLECDIHVFENFSLLDSSQVLEEQQMMAINKGWKPCFEELLENEKKAHAFK, encoded by the exons ATGTATGAATTGTTGCATCCCACACAAAATTTTGTTCCTTCATGTATCATGTTTCCACCTAATGCACCACATGTAGAACTGAAACCAGGTTTATTAGCAATACTTCCTGACTTTAGgggacaagaaaatgaaaatccttATGTCCATGTTAGAGCTTTTGAAGAG AGGTTGGTTAGCTATTTTTATGAACGGCTTACACCTGGGGACCAACAGTTTGTTCAACTCTCATGCGGAGGGGACTTTTTACAAAAAGAACCTGAAGATGCAATGGATTATCTTGATAAGATAGCTGAAAACTCTAACACATGGACTGGACCTAGCCCTATGGACTCCACTGATAGGACTAGAACTAACGCTACCACTTCTAGTGGAAGTGTTTTCAAGTTGAGGGAAGATGATAACATAAGTGCAAAAATCAGCATGTTTACTAAAGAAATTGAGGCACTCAAAATGAAAGGAAGTAGGAGTGTTAGTGCTACCTTTAGAGAGGACCCAATGGAGGTGTGTAAAATCTGTCATGAGATAAACCATGCTACAAATGAATGTGCATCACTATCATCATTCTTAAATGTGCTAGAAGAACAAGTACATGCATTTAATTCATATTGGCCAAATAATTCTTCATATTCTAACAATTATAACCCAAATATGCGAAACCATTCGTATTTGAGTTATAAAAGTGACAGTGTGTTGAATCCTCCTACTTCAAGGAATTTTAATTCACCAcatgcatcatcatcatcatcatctagaCCTTCCTTGGAGGATGCACTTAGTACCTTCATTCAAAGGCAAAGTgagcaaaatcaaaagtttgaaTCCAAGCTCACTAGGCTAGATGAAGAG GATAAACATGAGGAAGTAAAAGCTGTAACCATTTTAAGGAGTGGTAAAGAGATTGATAAAAGTTCTCCTTTAATAACTAAGAAATCTAAGGAGACCCCAGTTGAAAAAGAGAAGGATGAAATTGGGTCACATGGATTTGGTGAAATTGTAAAACGCCCAATCCCTCCACCATTTCCACAAGCCTTAAAATTACCTAAGAAATTGGACACCACATCTGAGAtattagagcatttgcatcaaGTCAAGATAAATTTGCCATTATTGCATGTTATCAAGCAAGTGCCTGCATATGCCAAGGTAATTAAGGACTTATGCACCATCAAGAGAAATCATCATGTGAAAAAGACTGCATTCCTAACAGAACAGGTAAGTGCAGTTATTCAACATAAGACCCCACCAAAGTATAAGGATCTAGGTTGTCCTACGATCTCTTGTACTATTGGAGATTACATCATGGAGCATGCATTGCTAGATCTTGGGGCAAGTGTTAATTTGATCCCATTTAGTGTATATCAAAAACTTGGACTTGGTGAGTTAAGACCTACTTCAGTAACTTTACAGTTGGCTGATCACTCTATAAGGGAACCGAGAGGGATTGTTGAGGATGTGTTGgtgaaaattgaacaattttgttatcttgttaattttattattctAGATTACCAACCTGTTTTACATCCTAGTGTTCATACCCTTATTATTTTGGGTAGACCTTTTCTTGCCACAGCTAATGCTTTAATTAATTGCAGGAATGGAAGAATGCAACTCACTTTTTGTTCCATGACTTTGGAGTTAAACATATTTCATGTGGCTAAACAACCACATGAGGATGATGACTGTGCTTATGTGAACCTCATTGGGGCGGTGGTTCAAGAAGAGTTTAATAAGAATTGTTTTTCTGATCCTCTTGAAACTCTTCTTAATAATTCTGTTGGTTCTTATGATTTAGAATGTGATATTcatgtatttgaaaatttttctttgttagatTCCTCACAGGTTTTGGAAGAACAACAAATGATGGCAATTAATAAAGGATGGAAGCCTTGCTTTGAGGAGCtactagaaaatgaaaaaaaagctCATGCATTCAAGTGA